The DNA segment CTTTTATGCAATAATTCTGCTTCAATTTCTGATTGTCGCCTTTGGAATAATAACTGACAGCCAGTCGGATATTCCAACAACTTCTCACGCAGACTAAAATCTTTGTCGATTTTTTCTTTTAACCCCCAAATTTTATCTAAAGGTCGAAACAATTTTAATAGTTTCGATAATATTGGTGGACTCTTCACTAATTTACGCATTTTCCCCGCATATTTTTCTTGCCCTTCTATGGCTACACCTTCTGGTGCTAGTAATACTAAACCACAAACTTTTTCTGGATACTTTAAAGCATAACTAGCAGCAACCCAAGCACCAAGGGAATCGCCAACTAAGTATACTTTTTCTAATTTCACCGCTTGCAGAAACTCAGCAATACACTCCACCTGTAAATCAATTGAGTGATGAACATTAGGACTTTCTGACTCACCGAACCCTAATAAATCTGGTGAAA comes from the Nodularia sp. NIES-3585 genome and includes:
- a CDS encoding alpha/beta fold hydrolase, whose translation is MDTLYRNSRRKLSQGLLFWREAGEGTPVIFLHGAWNDSSQWISVIDSISQHFHCLSPDLLGFGESESPNVHHSIDLQVECIAEFLQAVKLEKVYLVGDSLGAWVAASYALKYPEKVCGLVLLAPEGVAIEGQEKYAGKMRKLVKSPPILSKLLKLFRPLDKIWGLKEKIDKDFSLREKLLEYPTGCQLLFQRRQSEIEAELLHKRLHLMEVPVLILQGGQDLLDAVVKTQTYTQLLPQVELQIIAHAGSDLPGACPGIVARDIQNFIKAN